A DNA window from Actinokineospora baliensis contains the following coding sequences:
- a CDS encoding DUF418 domain-containing protein, translating into MERIKSLDVLRGVAILGTFGTNVWIFSSPDGLAAVLGGGGPLESGLRALSNGKFLALLSILFGVGLAIQHASAVRRGARWPGWYLWRSALLLLEGALHYVLVFEFDVLMFYAVIAVVCAFVVGRGTKVIRGWMIGAGVVLVAEVGLLTVALYGSGLGGGGATDTSSWLDQVAFRLDHVLALRSEGVLVLPLGVLLFLAGAQLLRAGALEQSMRGDVLRRKLITWGLGVGVPLNALTAFGGTDWALVDRYLCAPVVAFGLLGAITALVHRMGERAGPLRQGVTAVGRCALSCYIAQNVLASILCYRWGLGITGGPLWTVCCFVLVSAAVLLGAWLWLRRFPRGPVETVWDLAYRAPQRLSSRRTRCLPGRSA; encoded by the coding sequence ATGGAGCGGATCAAGAGTCTCGACGTGCTGCGCGGGGTGGCCATCCTGGGCACGTTCGGCACCAATGTGTGGATCTTCAGCAGCCCGGACGGGCTCGCCGCGGTGCTCGGCGGTGGTGGTCCGCTGGAGTCGGGGTTGCGCGCGCTGAGCAACGGCAAGTTCTTGGCGCTGCTGTCGATCCTGTTCGGCGTCGGGCTGGCCATCCAGCACGCGTCCGCTGTTCGACGCGGCGCTCGTTGGCCTGGTTGGTACCTGTGGCGTTCGGCTCTGCTGTTGCTGGAGGGCGCGCTGCACTACGTGCTGGTCTTCGAGTTCGACGTGCTCATGTTCTACGCGGTGATCGCGGTGGTGTGCGCGTTCGTGGTTGGCCGCGGCACCAAGGTGATCCGCGGCTGGATGATCGGCGCGGGCGTGGTGCTCGTGGCCGAGGTCGGCCTGCTCACCGTGGCGCTGTACGGGTCCGGCCTCGGTGGCGGCGGCGCGACCGATACTTCGAGTTGGCTCGACCAAGTGGCGTTCCGACTCGACCACGTGCTCGCGCTGCGGTCCGAAGGCGTACTCGTGCTCCCTCTTGGTGTCCTGCTGTTCCTTGCAGGCGCTCAACTCCTGAGGGCGGGCGCGCTGGAGCAGTCCATGCGCGGCGACGTCCTCCGGCGCAAGCTCATCACCTGGGGACTCGGCGTCGGCGTCCCGCTCAACGCGCTCACCGCGTTCGGCGGCACCGACTGGGCTCTGGTCGACCGCTACCTGTGCGCGCCCGTGGTCGCCTTCGGCCTGCTCGGCGCGATCACCGCACTGGTGCACAGGATGGGGGAGCGGGCAGGCCCACTGCGGCAAGGCGTGACCGCGGTGGGCCGGTGCGCCCTCTCCTGCTACATCGCGCAGAACGTGCTCGCGTCGATCCTGTGCTACCGCTGGGGACTGGGCATCACCGGAGGTCCCTTGTGGACTGTGTGCTGCTTCGTCCTGGTGTCCGCGGCCGTGCTGCTCGGCGCGTGGCTGTGGCTGCGGAGGTTCCCGCGCGGTCCGGTCGAGACGGTGTGGGACCTTGCCTACCGGGCGCCGCAGCGCCTCAGCTCACGCAGAACTCGTTGCCTTCCGGGTCGGTCAGCGTGA
- a CDS encoding VOC family protein: MSPHAFQVVVDSNTPHELADWWAETLGWIVEPSDEEFIRSMIAQGYATEDETTRHNGVLVWRTGAAVQHPDDPRTGTRRRVLFQWVPEAKTVKNRVHLDVWVGQENVAAAVEALVARGATRLHEGKQGPHSWITLTDPEGNEFCVS; encoded by the coding sequence ATGAGTCCACACGCGTTCCAGGTCGTCGTCGACAGCAACACCCCGCACGAGCTCGCCGACTGGTGGGCCGAGACCCTCGGGTGGATCGTCGAGCCCTCGGACGAGGAGTTCATCCGGAGCATGATCGCGCAGGGCTACGCCACCGAGGACGAGACCACCCGGCACAACGGTGTCCTGGTGTGGCGGACCGGTGCGGCCGTGCAGCACCCGGACGACCCGAGGACCGGGACCCGGCGGCGGGTGCTGTTCCAGTGGGTGCCCGAGGCCAAGACGGTCAAGAACCGGGTGCACCTGGACGTGTGGGTCGGGCAGGAGAACGTGGCCGCCGCCGTCGAGGCGCTGGTGGCCAGGGGCGCGACGCGGCTGCACGAGGGCAAGCAGGGCCCGCACTCGTGGATCACGCTGACCGACCCGGAAGGCAACGAGTTCTGCGTGAGCTGA
- a CDS encoding ATP-binding protein: protein MYERTPSLIGRQAEASALNRSFRAAAAGLGNAVLLVGEAGIGKSRLAQFGEAAAAESGMVTLRGRGSTLGPSVPYRPISEALMALHRGGFDLVDDLGPYRAILGSLMPDWSREGDVPPSGSVLLLAEAVLRLLAAVGRDRGCLLVLENLHEVDRETLAVVEYLADNIGRQPVAVLGTTRPEPGPALDLATSAARRGNNRLLRLGRLDRAEVGALVAAVLEVDESRLPVAAVDRIFTDSAGNPYYAEEILHEMVDSGLLAAHDGGWRLTGPAKPSVPESVVWAVARRAENLGEQGRSVLSAAAVLGHRFPLSVVQAMLGIDDRGLLRCLRASVGAQLVVADEPVPDWYAFRHPLTAEALLAQMVPAEQADMSRKAADAVELLHPGLPGPWCVLAAVLRERAGEPVRAGELFGEAGDRAFAVGAPGSAVELLERATALLAGHGALEAHAKMLVSLLPAVAEAGEFERARRLADGLATGTGTGVVDRRTRALLHVRLATLARLSGQWRAGIEQIDKARALLGEDPGEAETAQLDIVAAAVILEAPGEDRLRLAEELARQAVAAAERVDLPSVACQGWDLLGVLARDRDRAEAVGYFRRSGEIAEQHGLLISRIYASVRLAVDDWVADGTSDALRQARGEAMGAGAIVVVYNIDAMLALDAVLTGEFTAAEQALADCAAAVRRLQIDSMIRYTLMTAAVLAAHRGRRTEMTAALAELARQGGTPSPSWALSLGLAKAFCALLEEDLPQAERELQALAEAERSNPSTFQLTGRHGLALLLDVLACRADRAQLRRRSTSAPALLRWNRQFVELAEAVLHGRDGRPDLADAAMAKATATASLYPMAHHLGLRLVAAHAAADGWGAPQTWLRAAETYFYSHAITPVASACRADLRTMGAVLPARRTGTDRLPGPLRTLGVTAREYEVFELLAHRLSNKVIATRLHISHRTVEKHVAALITKTSRPSRVELCEYALELNAGTR, encoded by the coding sequence ATGTATGAGCGGACGCCGTCGCTGATCGGCCGCCAGGCCGAGGCATCCGCGCTGAACCGCTCTTTTCGGGCCGCGGCGGCCGGTCTCGGGAACGCGGTGCTGCTGGTGGGGGAAGCCGGGATCGGCAAGTCCCGGCTCGCCCAGTTCGGCGAGGCCGCCGCGGCCGAGAGCGGGATGGTCACCCTGCGGGGGCGGGGTAGCACGCTCGGGCCGTCGGTGCCGTACCGCCCGATCAGCGAGGCGCTGATGGCGCTGCACCGCGGTGGCTTCGACCTCGTCGACGACCTCGGCCCGTACCGGGCGATCCTGGGCTCGCTGATGCCGGACTGGAGCCGCGAGGGCGACGTACCGCCGAGCGGGTCGGTGCTGCTGCTGGCCGAGGCGGTGCTGCGCCTGCTCGCCGCGGTCGGCCGCGACCGCGGCTGCCTGCTGGTGCTGGAGAACCTGCACGAGGTCGACCGGGAAACCCTCGCCGTCGTGGAGTACCTGGCCGACAACATCGGCAGGCAGCCGGTCGCGGTGCTCGGCACGACCAGGCCGGAACCCGGCCCCGCGCTGGACCTCGCGACCTCGGCCGCGCGACGCGGGAACAACCGGCTGCTGCGGCTGGGCAGGCTCGACCGCGCCGAGGTCGGCGCGCTGGTCGCCGCGGTCCTGGAGGTCGACGAGAGTCGACTCCCGGTGGCCGCGGTGGACCGCATCTTCACCGACAGCGCGGGAAACCCCTACTACGCCGAAGAAATCCTGCACGAGATGGTCGACAGTGGACTGCTCGCGGCGCACGACGGCGGGTGGCGGCTCACCGGGCCCGCCAAGCCGAGCGTGCCGGAGTCGGTGGTGTGGGCGGTGGCCAGGCGCGCGGAGAACCTGGGCGAGCAGGGGCGGTCGGTGCTCTCGGCCGCCGCGGTGCTCGGGCACCGCTTCCCGCTGTCGGTGGTGCAGGCCATGCTCGGCATCGACGACCGCGGGCTGCTGCGCTGCCTGCGGGCCAGCGTCGGCGCCCAACTGGTCGTGGCCGACGAACCGGTGCCCGACTGGTACGCCTTCCGCCACCCGCTCACCGCCGAGGCGCTGCTGGCGCAGATGGTCCCCGCCGAGCAGGCGGACATGTCGCGCAAGGCGGCCGACGCGGTCGAACTCCTGCACCCCGGTCTGCCGGGGCCGTGGTGCGTGCTCGCGGCGGTGCTGCGCGAGCGCGCGGGCGAACCGGTGCGGGCGGGGGAACTGTTCGGCGAAGCGGGTGACCGGGCGTTCGCGGTCGGCGCGCCCGGCTCGGCGGTGGAACTGCTGGAGCGGGCCACCGCACTGCTGGCCGGGCACGGGGCGCTGGAGGCGCACGCCAAGATGCTGGTGTCGCTGCTGCCCGCGGTCGCCGAGGCCGGGGAGTTCGAGCGGGCCAGGCGGCTGGCCGACGGGTTGGCGACGGGCACCGGCACGGGGGTGGTCGACCGCCGCACGAGGGCGCTGCTGCACGTGCGGCTGGCCACCCTGGCCAGGCTCTCGGGCCAGTGGCGGGCGGGCATCGAGCAGATCGACAAGGCCAGGGCGCTGCTGGGCGAGGACCCCGGCGAGGCGGAGACCGCGCAGCTCGACATCGTCGCGGCCGCGGTGATCCTGGAGGCCCCCGGCGAGGACCGCTTGCGCCTGGCCGAGGAGCTGGCCAGGCAGGCGGTCGCGGCGGCGGAGCGGGTCGACCTGCCCTCGGTCGCCTGCCAGGGCTGGGACCTGCTCGGGGTGCTGGCCAGGGACCGGGACCGGGCCGAGGCGGTGGGCTACTTCCGCCGCTCCGGGGAGATCGCCGAGCAGCACGGCCTGCTGATCTCGCGCATCTACGCCTCCGTCCGGCTCGCCGTGGACGACTGGGTCGCCGACGGCACGTCGGACGCGCTGCGCCAAGCCCGCGGCGAGGCGATGGGCGCGGGCGCGATCGTGGTCGTCTACAACATCGACGCCATGCTGGCCCTCGACGCGGTGCTGACCGGCGAGTTCACCGCCGCGGAACAGGCGTTGGCCGACTGCGCGGCCGCGGTGCGCAGGCTGCAGATCGACTCGATGATCCGGTACACCCTGATGACCGCGGCGGTGCTGGCCGCACACCGCGGCAGGCGCACGGAGATGACCGCCGCCCTGGCCGAACTCGCCCGCCAAGGCGGCACCCCGTCACCGAGTTGGGCGCTCTCGCTCGGTCTGGCCAAGGCGTTCTGCGCGCTGCTCGAGGAGGACCTGCCGCAGGCGGAGCGGGAGCTGCAGGCCCTGGCCGAGGCCGAGCGCAGCAACCCCAGCACGTTCCAGCTGACCGGCAGGCACGGCCTCGCCCTGCTGCTCGACGTGCTGGCCTGCCGGGCGGACCGGGCCCAGTTGCGGCGCAGGAGCACCTCGGCGCCCGCGCTGCTGCGGTGGAACCGCCAGTTCGTCGAACTCGCCGAAGCCGTGCTGCACGGCCGCGACGGCCGCCCCGACCTCGCCGACGCCGCGATGGCCAAGGCCACCGCCACCGCGTCCCTCTACCCGATGGCCCACCACCTCGGCCTGCGCCTGGTGGCCGCGCACGCCGCCGCCGACGGGTGGGGCGCACCGCAGACCTGGCTGCGGGCCGCGGAAACGTACTTCTACAGCCACGCCATCACCCCCGTCGCCAGCGCCTGCCGCGCGGACCTGCGCACCATGGGCGCGGTCCTGCCCGCCCGCCGCACCGGAACCGACCGCCTCCCCGGCCCCCTGCGCACCCTCGGGGTCACCGCCCGCGAGTACGAGGTCTTCGAACTGCTGGCGCACCGCCTGAGCAACAAGGTCATCGCCACGCGACTGCACATCTCGCACCGAACGGTGGAGAAGCACGTCGCGGCGCTGATCACCAAGACCAGCCGCCCCAGCCGGGTCGAGCTGTGCGAGTACGCGCTGGAGCTCAACGCCGGAACCCGCTGA
- a CDS encoding helix-turn-helix transcriptional regulator — protein MTQSDQPGQPMIPLARTHFETDNADAAHQYLLQRFDHDLRVSELSGGPLRHRHAGGGRFVVDDLHLPLDLAFSAESPGTAIVELHAGLAERTLADDHAELTPGDVLVRARPGERYEARVWRARLRTVTIDPALFGEVATGTPRFTGFRPVSAVASLRWRRTVEYLVEDVLAEDAVSALVLSASARLLAATALSTFPSTLVVEPTGVDRHDAYPPTLRRAIAYLEENAASDISLADVAGASRVTIRAVQLAFRRHLDTTPLAYLRQVRLDQAHQELMTASPGQTTVTAVAARWGFFNAGRFTGYYREAFGVLPSQTLQS, from the coding sequence ATGACGCAGAGCGACCAGCCCGGTCAGCCCATGATCCCGCTGGCCAGGACCCACTTCGAGACCGACAACGCGGACGCGGCGCACCAGTACCTCCTCCAGCGCTTCGACCACGACCTGCGGGTCAGCGAGCTCTCCGGCGGTCCGCTGCGGCACCGGCACGCCGGGGGCGGCCGGTTCGTCGTCGACGACCTGCACCTGCCGCTGGACCTGGCGTTCAGCGCCGAGTCACCGGGCACGGCGATCGTGGAACTGCACGCGGGCCTCGCGGAGCGCACCCTCGCCGACGACCACGCCGAGCTGACCCCCGGGGACGTGCTGGTGCGGGCGCGGCCGGGCGAGCGGTACGAGGCCAGGGTGTGGCGGGCGCGGTTGCGCACGGTCACCATCGACCCGGCGCTGTTCGGCGAGGTCGCGACCGGGACCCCGCGGTTCACCGGGTTCCGGCCGGTGAGCGCCGTGGCGTCCCTGCGGTGGCGGCGGACGGTGGAGTACCTGGTCGAGGACGTGCTGGCCGAGGACGCCGTGTCCGCGCTGGTGCTGTCGGCCTCGGCGCGGCTGCTCGCGGCGACGGCGTTGAGCACCTTCCCGAGCACCCTGGTGGTGGAGCCGACCGGGGTGGACCGGCACGACGCGTACCCGCCGACGCTGCGCCGGGCGATCGCGTACCTGGAGGAGAACGCGGCGAGCGACATCAGCCTCGCGGACGTCGCGGGCGCGTCGCGGGTGACGATCCGGGCGGTGCAGTTGGCCTTCCGCAGGCACTTGGACACCACGCCGCTGGCCTACCTGCGGCAGGTGCGCCTCGACCAAGCCCACCAGGAGCTCATGACCGCGTCCCCAGGGCAGACCACGGTCACGGCGGTCGCGGCGCGGTGGGGGTTCTTCAACGCGGGCCGGTTCACCGGGTACTACCGGGAGGCGTTCGGGGTGCTGCCCAGCCAGACCCTGCAATCCTAG
- a CDS encoding lysine N(6)-hydroxylase/L-ornithine N(5)-oxygenase family protein produces the protein MSNRTSAAPLPDEVLDLVCVGFGPANIALAVAFDELWPSARVLFLERERGARWQPGMLLSRSDIQNNPARDLVTPRNPRSRYTFVNYLHENNRLFKHLNVPAHHPLRKEFAKYVQWVAEQVPADVRYGHEVTSVGIVEDGGRGLVEVRTADGQLVRARAAVVAPGRTANIPAAFADIDPRNAFHTNHYLPGIADLDRDFAGTIAVVGGSQSAIEVVLDLADRFPAARVANVMSGYGYRLKDTSPFSEEVYFPEFVSYYHAASPQGKHLLREQLRPTNYSSADRDVIDALYLRLYEDDLDGAQRITLHTNRIIESVVERGGRVALDCLERVDGSREVITADRVVLATGFRDLGTGKRAETLPPLLADLVPALRVDAETGVRVGLDYRLATTDPQAPPIFLNGLCESSHGLGDAGSFSLLALRAKAILHSARRALTTGAAVDDADLIAAPTR, from the coding sequence GTGTCCAACCGAACTTCAGCAGCGCCCCTGCCCGACGAGGTGCTCGACCTGGTGTGCGTGGGGTTCGGCCCCGCCAACATCGCGCTCGCCGTCGCCTTCGACGAGCTGTGGCCCAGCGCCAGAGTGCTGTTCCTGGAACGGGAACGCGGCGCCCGCTGGCAGCCGGGGATGCTGTTATCCCGCTCCGACATCCAGAACAACCCGGCGCGCGACCTGGTCACCCCGCGCAACCCGCGCAGCCGCTACACCTTCGTGAACTACCTGCACGAGAACAACCGCCTCTTCAAGCACCTCAACGTCCCGGCGCACCACCCGTTGCGCAAGGAGTTCGCCAAGTACGTCCAGTGGGTGGCCGAGCAGGTCCCGGCGGACGTGCGCTACGGCCACGAGGTCACCAGCGTCGGCATCGTCGAGGACGGCGGGCGCGGGCTGGTCGAGGTGCGCACCGCCGACGGGCAGCTCGTGCGCGCCAGGGCCGCTGTGGTCGCGCCGGGGCGCACCGCCAACATCCCGGCCGCGTTCGCCGACATCGATCCCCGCAACGCCTTCCACACCAACCACTACCTGCCCGGGATCGCCGACCTGGACCGGGATTTCGCGGGCACGATCGCGGTCGTCGGCGGCAGCCAGAGCGCCATCGAGGTCGTGCTCGACCTCGCCGACCGGTTCCCCGCGGCGCGCGTCGCCAACGTCATGTCCGGGTACGGCTACCGGCTCAAGGACACCAGCCCGTTCTCCGAAGAGGTCTACTTCCCGGAGTTCGTCTCGTACTACCACGCCGCCTCCCCGCAGGGTAAGCACCTGCTGCGCGAGCAGTTGCGGCCGACCAACTACTCCTCGGCCGACCGCGACGTGATCGATGCGCTGTACCTGAGGCTCTACGAGGACGACCTCGACGGCGCGCAGCGGATCACGTTGCACACCAACCGGATCATCGAGTCGGTCGTCGAACGCGGCGGCCGCGTCGCGCTCGACTGCCTCGAGCGGGTCGACGGCAGCCGCGAGGTGATCACCGCGGACCGGGTGGTGCTCGCCACCGGCTTCCGCGACCTGGGCACCGGCAAGCGCGCCGAGACCCTGCCCCCGCTGCTGGCCGACCTGGTCCCCGCGCTGCGCGTCGACGCCGAGACCGGGGTGCGGGTCGGGCTCGACTACCGGCTGGCCACCACCGACCCGCAGGCCCCGCCGATCTTCCTCAACGGCCTGTGCGAGTCGAGCCACGGTCTCGGCGACGCCGGGTCGTTCAGCCTGCTCGCCCTGCGCGCCAAGGCGATCCTGCACAGCGCCCGCCGCGCGCTGACGACCGGGGCCGCGGTCGACGACGCGGACCTGATCGCGGCACCCACCCGCTGA
- a CDS encoding DUF2218 domain-containing protein — MATSSARVLTDRPGRYAKQLAAHMARKIETSWDADAGVGELRFSAGTSSLRAEADALVLTVEGAEADLEQLEAVVGKHLVRFGAKDELVVAWTRDSGEPGTQWRNDGE; from the coding sequence ATGGCGACCTCCAGCGCGCGGGTGCTGACCGACCGACCGGGCCGTTATGCCAAGCAGTTGGCCGCGCACATGGCCCGAAAGATCGAAACCAGCTGGGACGCCGACGCCGGGGTCGGTGAGCTGCGCTTCTCGGCGGGCACCTCGAGCCTGCGCGCCGAGGCCGACGCGCTCGTGCTGACCGTCGAGGGCGCCGAGGCCGACCTGGAGCAGCTCGAGGCCGTCGTCGGCAAGCACCTGGTCCGCTTCGGCGCCAAGGACGAGCTGGTCGTGGCCTGGACCAGGGACAGCGGCGAGCCCGGCACCCAGTGGCGCAACGACGGCGAGTGA
- a CDS encoding type 2 lanthipeptide synthetase LanM family protein — MTEPQWWRAAQPPEAAESPSPPGWALFVDGALRRLDSAGTGEPGATPASFDAVLAPVAEAAADLLVEEVSGAVEGARVELGPVVEGWVRGLSARLAGIATRALVADLAAARAAGELRGDTPQARFADFIERTTSRGGLRATLYRYPVLGRLIGTLSLNAVAATGELLRRFAEDRSRVIADLLSGDPGALVSIGALGGDPHEGGRAAASLRFADGSVIVYKPRPLDLHQRYDRAVRWLNARTPDLDLRTARCLARPGYGWVEHIAHRDCADQRAVDRFYRRQGAILALLYAVDGADMHFENLIAHGDHPVLVDIETVFHPAIPPATVTGGDPASDALAASVCRTALLPQPVFGEHGAVDLSGLGGDAGALYPHDAVDWAEQGTDRMRLVRTARPVRGADNRPTVGGCPAAPENHKSALLAGFRAAYQAITAHRAAFTGAGGPLEGAAADTVRVLVRPTQVYVTVGVETTHPDALRTWGDRERALGVLSRDVAGDPVRSRLAEHEVAHLRDGDIPLFTARVGELDLWAAGGARVPAVLAETPLAGVLAKVAAMDEMDRQDQEWLIAAAMATRTEEVRHRAAPQDTGFDAVAPVPARLLAAACNLADDLVARALHGHGRANWLGVELVDERYWSLGPLGAGLGEGYTGVALFLAEVAGLTGAARYADLARAALVPLSALVAALDRDRDAVGIVGCGFHGLGGIAYASARAGALLADPAGHDLAARCVAVLAAAERAGALDREDVSVSTGAAGGLAAAATLHRDHGVEGADGLIALLAERAAAVGAKVREPGFARGRAGVGWALTAAGANSAGRALLEDTGPDDPADPGWCAGLAGLVAAGVADAEHWSRVLATLPPRVDMSLCHGESGRLEAIAARGTRVTATDRERVAGRLLGALESNGPVCATPGALASPGLLTGLSGIGFGLLRLGFARAVPSVLLLGNESEPLI; from the coding sequence GTGACCGAACCACAGTGGTGGCGGGCGGCCCAGCCCCCAGAAGCCGCCGAATCACCGTCCCCGCCCGGGTGGGCGCTGTTCGTCGACGGGGCACTGCGCCGACTCGACTCGGCGGGCACCGGCGAGCCGGGCGCGACGCCCGCGTCGTTCGACGCGGTGCTCGCCCCGGTCGCCGAGGCGGCAGCCGATCTCCTCGTTGAAGAGGTCTCCGGTGCCGTCGAGGGCGCGCGGGTCGAACTGGGTCCGGTTGTCGAAGGCTGGGTTCGCGGGTTGTCAGCGCGGTTGGCGGGAATAGCCACCCGGGCGCTGGTGGCCGACCTGGCCGCGGCGCGAGCGGCGGGCGAGTTGCGCGGCGACACCCCCCAGGCCCGGTTCGCCGACTTCATCGAGCGCACGACGAGCCGCGGGGGTCTGCGCGCGACCCTTTACCGCTACCCGGTTCTGGGTCGGCTGATCGGCACCCTCTCGCTGAACGCGGTGGCGGCGACCGGGGAACTGCTCCGCCGGTTCGCCGAAGACCGGTCGCGCGTCATCGCGGACCTGCTCTCCGGCGATCCCGGTGCGCTGGTCTCGATCGGCGCGCTCGGCGGGGATCCGCACGAGGGCGGACGGGCCGCGGCCTCGCTGCGGTTCGCCGACGGGTCGGTGATCGTCTACAAGCCACGCCCACTCGACTTGCACCAGCGCTACGACCGGGCGGTGCGGTGGCTCAACGCCCGCACCCCGGACCTGGACCTGCGCACCGCGCGCTGCCTCGCCCGACCCGGTTATGGCTGGGTGGAACACATCGCGCACCGCGATTGCGCCGATCAGCGGGCGGTGGACCGCTTCTACCGCCGCCAAGGCGCGATCCTCGCGCTGCTCTACGCGGTCGACGGCGCGGACATGCACTTCGAGAACCTGATCGCGCACGGCGACCACCCGGTGCTCGTCGACATCGAAACGGTGTTCCACCCGGCCATCCCGCCCGCCACGGTGACCGGCGGCGACCCGGCGTCCGACGCGCTGGCCGCGTCGGTCTGCCGCACAGCGCTGCTGCCCCAGCCGGTCTTCGGCGAACACGGCGCCGTCGACCTGTCCGGTCTCGGGGGCGACGCGGGCGCGCTGTACCCGCACGACGCCGTCGACTGGGCCGAGCAGGGGACCGACCGGATGCGCCTGGTCCGCACGGCCAGGCCGGTGCGCGGCGCGGACAACCGCCCGACCGTCGGCGGCTGCCCGGCGGCGCCGGAGAACCACAAGAGCGCCCTGCTGGCCGGTTTCCGCGCGGCGTACCAGGCGATCACCGCCCACCGCGCCGCGTTCACCGGCGCGGGCGGACCGCTCGAGGGCGCGGCGGCGGACACGGTCCGGGTGCTGGTGCGCCCGACGCAGGTGTACGTCACGGTGGGCGTCGAGACCACCCACCCGGACGCGCTGCGCACGTGGGGCGACCGGGAGCGGGCGCTCGGTGTGCTCAGCCGCGACGTCGCCGGTGACCCGGTGCGCTCCCGGCTGGCCGAGCACGAGGTGGCGCACCTGCGCGACGGCGACATACCGCTGTTCACCGCACGCGTCGGCGAACTCGACCTGTGGGCCGCGGGCGGCGCGCGGGTGCCCGCCGTGCTGGCGGAGACGCCGCTGGCCGGGGTGTTGGCCAAGGTCGCCGCCATGGACGAGATGGACCGCCAGGACCAGGAATGGCTGATCGCCGCGGCGATGGCCACCCGGACGGAGGAGGTCCGCCACCGCGCGGCGCCGCAGGACACCGGCTTCGACGCCGTCGCACCGGTTCCGGCGCGGCTGCTGGCCGCCGCCTGCAACCTGGCCGACGACCTGGTCGCCCGCGCCCTGCACGGCCACGGCAGGGCCAACTGGCTCGGCGTGGAACTGGTCGACGAGCGCTACTGGTCGCTGGGCCCGTTGGGCGCGGGCCTGGGCGAGGGCTACACCGGAGTCGCCCTGTTCCTCGCGGAAGTGGCCGGGCTGACCGGCGCGGCGCGCTACGCCGACCTCGCCCGCGCCGCGCTGGTCCCGCTCTCCGCGCTGGTGGCGGCGTTGGACCGGGACCGGGACGCCGTGGGGATCGTCGGCTGCGGGTTCCACGGCCTCGGCGGGATCGCCTACGCCTCGGCCAGGGCCGGTGCGCTGCTGGCCGACCCGGCGGGCCACGACCTGGCCGCCCGGTGCGTGGCCGTGCTCGCGGCCGCCGAGCGGGCCGGGGCGCTCGACCGGGAGGACGTGTCGGTCTCGACCGGCGCCGCGGGTGGGCTCGCCGCGGCGGCCACCCTGCACCGCGACCACGGCGTCGAGGGCGCCGACGGGCTGATCGCGCTGCTGGCCGAACGGGCGGCGGCCGTGGGCGCGAAGGTGCGCGAGCCGGGCTTCGCCAGGGGTCGCGCCGGGGTCGGGTGGGCGTTGACCGCGGCCGGGGCGAACTCGGCGGGACGGGCGCTGCTCGAGGACACCGGCCCCGACGACCCGGCCGATCCCGGGTGGTGCGCGGGTCTGGCCGGGTTGGTGGCGGCGGGTGTGGCGGACGCGGAGCACTGGTCGCGGGTACTGGCCACCCTGCCCCCGCGCGTCGACATGAGCCTGTGCCACGGGGAATCCGGCCGGTTGGAGGCGATCGCCGCGCGCGGCACCCGGGTGACCGCGACCGATCGGGAACGAGTGGCGGGAAGGCTGCTCGGCGCGTTGGAGAGCAACGGACCGGTGTGCGCGACCCCGGGGGCGCTCGCGTCACCCGGTTTGCTCACCGGTTTGTCCGGCATCGGATTCGGCCTGCTGCGCTTGGGTTTCGCGCGCGCAGTGCCGTCGGTGCTGTTGTTGGGGAACGAATCCGAACCGCTGATCTGA